From a region of the Zingiber officinale cultivar Zhangliang chromosome 10B, Zo_v1.1, whole genome shotgun sequence genome:
- the LOC122028923 gene encoding transcription factor MYB8-like yields the protein MGRAPCSDKAIVKKGHWSPEEDKQLKEYIEKHGNGGNWISLPRKAGLKRCGKSCRLRWLNYLRPNIKHGSFSDTEDMIITNLYTIIGSRWSIIASHLPGRTDNEIKNYWNTNLKKKFSGIQITPTKRRIMQQKQQDYSFPSSLDALNHLILSVPGIESLPIAACLVSSLTSTDSGSTGSGSAATVTVEPPLLLQCAEEQTCNYVNFGASCNLSCLSSHSDGSASQSFGIGDEAWGGASSLLGQKCELMPVVAAAAGSIDLCFDGYGGAREAADQVSMYYY from the exons ATGGGGAGAGCACCCTGCAGTGACAAAGCTATTGTGAAGAAAGGGCATTGGTCACCAGAGGAAGACAAGCAGCTCAAGGAGTACATAGAGAAGCATGGAAATGGTGGAAACTGGATTTCTCTCCCTCGCAAAGCTG GTCTCAAAAGGTGTGGGAAAAGTTGCAGACTGAGATGGCTTAACTATTTGAGACCCAACATTAAGCACGGATCCTTCTCGGATACTGAAGACATGATCATCACTAACCTCTACACCATCATTGGGAGCAG GTGGTCTATCATAGCAAGTCATCTCCCAGGCAGAACTGACAATGAAATTAAGAACTACTGGAACACCAACCTTAagaagaagttttctgggatCCAGATCACTCCTACAAAAAGAAGAATCATGCAGCAGAAGCAACAGGATTACAGCTTCCCGTCGTCACTGGACGCTTTAAACCACTTAATTCTATCTGTTCCTGGTATTGAAAGCTTACCAATCGCTGCATGCCTTGTGAGCTCGCTCACGTCCACTGACAGTGGCAGCACTGGCAGTGGCAGTGCTGCCACTGTCACAGTAGAGCCACCACTGCTGTTGCAGTGCGCAGAAGAGCAAACTTGTAATTATGTGAACTTCGGAGCTAGTTGCAACTTAAGCTGCCTCAGCTCTCACTCCGACGGCAGCGCGAGCCAGAGCTTTGGGATCGGCGACGAAGCCTGGGGCGGCGCTTCGTCTTTGTTGGGGCAGAAGTGCGAGCTGATGCCCGTGGTGGCCGCTGCTGCTGGCTCAATCGACCTGTGCTTCGATGGCTACGGGGGAGCGAGAGAGGCTGCAGATCAGGTGTCCATGTACTATTACTGA